A stretch of Camelina sativa cultivar DH55 chromosome 18, Cs, whole genome shotgun sequence DNA encodes these proteins:
- the LOC104761886 gene encoding uncharacterized protein LOC104761886 has protein sequence MSSFYLSSSPIYKLQWRANPKPKPNRSVVLLPLSRNCYSWRLSCNVAQQHGLDFEETVEEDEIPQFLDLSSEEPSFHEEKVAAPPASRMLRKKKEDEESLDDRFKLRNGKEVFEEKAYLVGVERKGDGECLFDIEESLEELEQLADTAGLAVVGSTYQKLASPNPRTYIGSGKVAEIKTAINALDAETVIFDDELSPGQLRNLEKAFGGEVRVCDRTALILDIFNQRAATHEAALQVALAQMEYQLPRLTRMWTHLERQSGGQVKGMGEKQIEVDKRILRTQIGVLKKELESVRKHRKQYRSRRVAIPVPVVSLVGYTNAGKSTLLNQLTGANVLAENRLFATLDPTTRRVQMHNGKEFLLTDTVGFIQKLPTTLVAAFRATLEEISESSLLVHVVDISHPLAQQQIEAVEKVMSELDVVSIPKLVVWNKVDRVDDPQKVKLEAEESGDIICISALTGEGLDDFCNAVHEKLKDSMVWVEALLPFDKGDLLSTIHKVGMVKETEYTENGTLIRAHVPLRFAQLLKPMRHLVKDASINQKG, from the exons ATGAGCTCGttttacctttcttcttctccaatttaCAAACTTCAGTGGCGCGCGaaccctaaacctaaacctaatcGCTCTGTTGTTCTTCTTCCCCTCTCTCGTAACTGCTACTCGTGGAGATTATCTTGTAACGTTGCTCAACAACATGGTCTCGATTTCGAGGAAActgtggaagaagatgaaatcccTCAGTTTCTCGACTTATCTTCAGAGGAGCCGAGCTTCCACGAAGAAAAAGTCGCTGCTCCTCCTGCATCGAGAAtgctgagaaagaaaaaagaagatgaagagagctTAGACGATAGGTTCAAGCTCAGAAATGGAAAGGAG GTTTTTGAGGAGAAGGCATACCTAGTGGGCGTGGAAAGAAAGGGAGATGGAGAATGTTTGTTTGATATAGAAGAATCCCTTGAGGAACTAGAACAGCTCGCTGATACAGCTGGCCTTGCGGTCGTTGGTTCTACTTATCAAAA ACTAGCTTCCCCGAATCCTAGAACGTACATTGGATCAGGAAAGGTCGCTGAGATCAAAACTGCAATCAATGCATTGGACGCTGAGACCGTTATATTTGACGATGAGCTTTCACCAGG ACAATTGCGCAACCTGGAAAAGGCCTTTGGTGGGGAAGTTCGCGTTTGTGACCGCACCGCCCTTATCTTAGACATTTTTAATCAAAGAGCCGCAACTCATGAAGCAGCCTTGCAG GTTGCTCTTGCACAAATGGAATACCAATTACCACGATTAACTAGAATGTGGACTCACCTTGAGCGTCAATCTGGTGGCCAAGTTAAGGGCATgggagaaaaacaaattgaagtTGATAAACGTATCTTGCGTACTCAA ATTGGAGTTCTCAAAAAGGAGTTGGAATCTGTTAGAAAACATCGAAAGCAGTATAGAAGTCGACGTGTTGCTATACCTGTGCCTGTTGTATCTTTG GTTGGTTATACAAACGCTGGAAAGAGTACACTTTTGAACCAATTGACTGGTGCTAATGTTCTCGCTGAAAATCGTTTGTTTGCGACTCTTGATCCAACTACAAGAAGGGTTCAG ATGCACAACGGAAAGGAGTTTCTTCTCACAGATACCGTTGGTTTTATCCAAAAGTTACCAACCACCCTG GTTGCTGCTTTCAGAGCAACACTCGAAGAAATATCAGAGTCAAGCCTTTTGGTGCATGTTGTTGACATCAG CCACCCACTGGCACAGCAACAAATAGAAGCTGTGGAAAAGGTTATGTCTGAACTCGATGTTGTTTCAATCCCAAAATTGGTTGTGTGGAATAAG GTTGATAGAGTGGATGATCCTCAAAAGGTCAAGCTGGAAGCAGAGGAAAGTGGGGATATAATTTGTATATCTGCTCTTACTGGAGAAGGACTAGATGACTTCTGCAATGCTGTTCATGAGAAGCTTAAG GATTCAATGGTTTGGGTTGAAGCCCTTCTGCCATTTGATAAAGGGGACCTTCTGAGCACCATACACAAGGTTGGAATGGTGAAAGAAACT GAATATACAGAGAATGGGACGCTTATCAGGGCACACGTTCCGCTTCGTTTTGCACAGCTGCTTAAACCTATGAGACACTTAGTCAAAGATGCTTCCATAAACCAAAAAGGGTGA
- the LOC104761885 gene encoding 26S proteasome non-ATPase regulatory subunit 9, whose translation MVGANLKAETMALMDKRAAMETEMNCIVQRLCNPGGPGLAGNLVDSEGFPREDIDIPMVRADRRRLAELKSEHSEITEKINVNIQILHSVRPTAKASSTKDSGSEETSLSGAVTSLSASMQTSGFSVTSPPMDVDVVTSIPFAMVDEITESSPAAEDGLQLGDQLVKFGNVEGGDNLLQRLAAEAQSNQGQAVFVQVLRQGAKVDLSVTPRIWQGRGLLGCHFRLV comes from the exons atggtTGGCGCGAATCTGAAAGCGGAGACGATGGCTCTAATGGACAAGAGAGCAGCGATGGAGACGGAGATGAACTGTATTGTCCAACGTCTCTGCAATCCCGGCGGTCCTGGTCTCGCCGGCAACCTCGTCGACTCCGAG GGATTCCCGCGGGAAGATATTGACATTCCAATGGTGAGAGCTGACCGTCGTCGTCTTGCTG AGTTGAAGAGTGAGCACAGTGAGATAACGGAGAAGATAAATGTGAACATTCAAATTCTTCATTCAGTGAGGCCTACAGCTAAAGCTTCATCCACAAAAGATTCAG GTTCAGAAGAAACAAGCTTGTCAGGCGCAGTGACTTCCTTATCCGCCTCCATGCAGACATCTGGCTTCAGTGTTACTTCCCCTCCCATGGATGTGGATGTGGTTACTAGTATTCCCTTTGCCATGGTTGATGAGATAACCGAGTCATCTCCAGCAGCAGAGGATGGATTACAGCTTGGAGATCAGCTTGTGAAATTTGGCAACGTGGAGGGTGGTGACAACCTGTTGCAAAGGCTTGCTGCTGAAGCTCAGTCTAACCAGGGGCAAGCAGTTTTTGTTCAAGTATTGAGGCAAGGTGCAAAAGTTGATTTATCTGTCACCCCAAGGATATGGCAAGGCAGAGGTCTATTGGG GTGTCATTTCCGATTGGTATGA
- the LOC104761882 gene encoding probable cyclic nucleotide-gated ion channel 5 has protein sequence MAGKRDNFVRVDDLDSRLPSSSVAFQQNYASNFSGQLHPIHGSNDTSRSFKKGIQKGSKGLKSIGRSLGFGVYRAVFPEDLKVSEKKIFDPQDKILLYCNKLFVAACILSVFVDPFFFYLPVIDGGSMCLGIDRKLAITASTLRTSIDVFYLAHMALQLRTAYIAPSSRVFGRGELVIDPAQIAKRYLQRWFIIDFLSVLPAPQIVVWRFLQSSNGSDVLATKQALLFIVLVQYIPRFLRVLPLTSELKRTAGVFAETAWAGAAYYLLLYMLASHIVGAFWYLLALERNDTCWQEACNDAGNCSTDFLYCGNQNMDGYAVWNKTKEPVLQSNCRADLDDNNPPFDFGIYTQALSSGIVSSQDFIVKYCYCLWWGLQNLSTLGQGLETSTYPMEIIFSISLAISGLILFALLIGNMQTYLQSLTIRLEEMRVKRRDSEQWMHHRMLPQDLRERVRRYDQYKWLETRGVDEEYLVQNLPKDLRRDIKRHLCLALVRRVPLFESMDDKLLDAICMRLKPCLFTESTYLVREGDPVDEMLFIIRGRLESVTTDGGRSGFFNRSLLKEGEFCGEELLTWALDPKSGINLPSSTRTVKALTEVEAFALTSEELKFVASQFRRLHSRQVQHTFRFYSHQWRTWAACFIQAAWRRYCKRKKMEAAEAEAEAISRSTTGSSYSIGAAFLVSKFAANALRTIHRNRNTKIRDLVKLQKPPEPDFTDD, from the exons ATGGCAGGCAAACGAGACAATTTTGTTAG GGTTGATGATTTGGACTCAAGGTTACCATCATCATCTGTAGCCTTCCAACAGAACTATGCTTCCAATTTCAGTGGACAACTTCATCCTATCCATGGAAGCAATGACACATCAAGATCCTTCAAGAAAGGTATCCAAAAGGGTTCCAAAGGGCTTAAGTCGATCGGCCGTTCACTTGGTTTCGGTGTTTATCGAGCAGTGTTCCCAGAAGACCTTAAAGTATCTGAAAAGAAGATATTTGATCCTCAGGATAAAATCCTTTTGTATTGCAACAAATTATTTGTTGCGGCATGTATTCTTTCAGTGTTCGTGGAtccttttttcttctatctCCCTGTGATTGATGGTGGGTCCATGTGCCTGGGTATTGACAGAAAACTGGCTATCACAGCTAGTACATTGAGGACTTCTATCGATGTGTTTTATCTCGCTCACATGGCTCTCCAGCTCAGGACTGCTTATATTGCACCCTCGTCACGGGTCTTTGGTCGAGGTGAACTTGTGATTGATCCTGCACAGATAGCAAAGAGATATTTACAACGTTGGTTTATTATTGACTTTCTCTCAGTACTTCCTGCCCCTCAG ATTGTAGTTTGGAGGTTCTTGCAAAGTTCAAATGGGTCGGATGTATTGGCTACAAAGCAGGCCTTGCTTTTCATTGTTTTGGTTCAGTATATACCGCGTTTCCTACGTGTCTTACCTTTGACATCAGAATTGAAAAGGACTGCAGGTGTCTTTGCTGAAACTGCTTGGGCTGGTGCCGCTTATTATCTGCTTTTATATATGCTTGCAAGTCAT ATAGTTGGAGCATTTTGGTATCTTTTAGCCTTAGAACGTAACGACACTTGCTGGCAGGAGGCCTGTAATGATGCAGGGAATTGCAGCACAGATTTCTTGTACTGTGGCAATCAAAACATGGACGGCTATGCTGTTTGGAACAAAACCAAGGAACCTGTTCTTCAATCCAACTGTCGAGCTGACCTCGATGATAATAATCCTCCATTTGACTTTGGGATTTATACACAGGCTTTATCGTCTGGAATTGTCTCGTCTCAAGACTTCATCGTGAAATATTGTTACTGTTTGTGGTGGGGACTTCAGAACTTGAG TACACTTGGACAAGGGCTTGAAACCAGTACATACCCAATGGAGATTATATTTTCCATATCCCTCGCCATTTCTGGGTTGATCCTCTTTGCTCTTCTCATCGGAAACATGCAG ACATATCTCCAATCTCTTACCATCCGGCTCGAAGAAATGAGAGTAAAGAGGCGTGATTCAGAACAATGGATGCATCACAGAATGTTACCACAAGATCTTAGGGAGCGTGTGAGGCGCTATGACCAGTATAAATGGTTGGAGACACGTGGTGTAGATGAAGAGTATCTCGTTCAGAATCTCCCCAAGGATCTCCGGAGAGATATCAAGCGGCATCTTTGTCTGGCTTTAGTGCGCAGG GTTCCATTGTTTGAGAGCATGGATGACAAGCTGCTGGATGCGATCTGTATGCGGCTGAAACCATGCTTGTTCACAGAGAGTACCTACCTAGTGCGGGAAGGAGACCCTGTAGACGAGATGCTATTCATAATACGTGGTCGCCTCGAGAGTGTGACAACGGATGGAGGCAGGAGCGGTTTCTTTAACCGCAGTCTCTTGAAAGAAGGAGAATTTTGCGGTGAAGAGCTTCTGACATGGGCATTGGATCCAAAATCAGGTATAAATCTCCCGTCTTCAACGAGAACCGTGAAAGCTCTAACAGAAGTAGAGGCGTTTGCGCTGACCTCAGAGGAGCTGAAGTTTGTAGCTAGCCAGTTCCGGCGCCTACACAGCAGGCAAGTGCAGCACACATTCAGGTTTTACTCACACCAATGGAGGACTTGGGCTGCTTGCTTCATCCAGGCTGCCTGGCGCCGATACtgcaagagaaagaagatggaaGCAGCCGAGGCAGAGGCCGAGGCCATTTCCAGATCAACCACCGGCTCTTCGTACTCCATCGGAGCTGCGTTTCTTGTCAGTAAGTTTGCGGCTAATGCACTTCGCACCATTCACAGGAACCGGAACACAAAGATTAGGGATTTGGTCAAGCTGCAGAAGCCTCCCGAGCCTGATTTCACTGATGACTGA